The following coding sequences lie in one Fibrobacter sp. UWB15 genomic window:
- a CDS encoding 2Fe-2S iron-sulfur cluster-binding protein, whose translation MSNYYNMPKLPTENSPKVEIFVDDKPVMVPGDTNLLEALKAVGIETPHVCYHQYLPVSGNCRQCLVEQEGPRGRMLVIACYTPVAPGMKIYTPASSARVKNARKATQEFMLVNHPLDCPICDKAGECTLQENYMEAGQNESRMRPEYGKNYHGNPAHQFIDAKGQLRGGKHVDLGPRVLLDEERCVQCDRCVRFMRTIAGSEQLQLAGRADHTYITTFPGEKLDHEYDLCVTDVCPVGAMTAKYFRFQKRVWLLSHTPTISMDDSLGANIWLDHADGHIYRVMPRCNPEVNRSWLSNTSRLAFQNFDKNRLPAMGFHVIQEALAEVKKVGGKVALVAGGSCTIEDLAALRMLKESLGDSAELFGGTFKKVGAPDGIAMSGDPLANRAGIKLLGIADNNLEDLVKRAPEFKVLLTVNADVFGEGGSAASALEKIPTRIAFTPFNDATASKATLAFGIRHWSEVQGTMVNSLNILQKLNACPVCPDENLRPAYEVLSELAGCKFDSAFDAFKKAGEYASVLAGLSYDTIKSTGKLLEGGNA comes from the coding sequence ATGAGTAACTACTATAACATGCCGAAACTCCCGACCGAGAACAGCCCGAAGGTGGAAATCTTCGTGGACGACAAGCCGGTGATGGTTCCGGGCGACACGAACCTCCTCGAAGCCCTCAAGGCTGTCGGGATTGAAACTCCTCACGTATGTTACCACCAGTATTTGCCGGTGTCCGGTAACTGCCGCCAGTGCTTGGTGGAGCAAGAAGGCCCCCGCGGTCGCATGCTCGTGATTGCATGCTACACGCCGGTCGCTCCGGGCATGAAGATTTACACGCCCGCATCTAGTGCCCGCGTGAAGAACGCCCGCAAGGCAACGCAAGAATTCATGCTGGTGAACCACCCGCTTGATTGCCCGATTTGCGACAAGGCCGGTGAATGCACCCTGCAAGAAAACTATATGGAAGCGGGGCAGAACGAATCCCGTATGCGCCCGGAATACGGCAAGAACTACCACGGCAATCCGGCGCACCAGTTCATTGATGCGAAGGGTCAGCTCCGTGGCGGTAAGCACGTGGACTTAGGCCCCCGCGTTTTGCTTGACGAAGAACGCTGCGTGCAGTGCGACCGTTGCGTGCGCTTTATGCGTACCATTGCCGGTTCCGAACAGCTGCAACTTGCTGGCCGCGCCGACCACACTTACATTACGACCTTCCCGGGCGAAAAACTTGACCACGAATACGACTTGTGCGTCACGGACGTTTGTCCGGTGGGCGCTATGACGGCCAAGTACTTCCGCTTCCAGAAGCGCGTTTGGCTGCTCAGCCACACGCCGACGATTTCGATGGACGATTCTCTCGGTGCAAACATTTGGCTGGATCACGCCGACGGTCACATTTACCGCGTGATGCCGCGTTGCAACCCCGAAGTGAACCGCAGCTGGCTTTCCAACACGAGCCGCCTTGCGTTCCAGAATTTCGACAAGAACCGCTTGCCGGCGATGGGCTTCCACGTGATTCAGGAAGCGCTCGCCGAAGTCAAGAAGGTCGGGGGCAAGGTCGCCCTCGTTGCCGGTGGCTCTTGCACCATCGAAGATCTCGCCGCACTCCGCATGCTCAAGGAATCCTTGGGCGACTCCGCCGAACTTTTCGGCGGCACCTTCAAGAAGGTGGGAGCCCCTGATGGCATTGCCATGAGTGGCGACCCGCTTGCAAACCGTGCCGGTATCAAGTTGCTCGGTATTGCCGACAATAATCTTGAAGACCTCGTAAAGCGAGCTCCTGAATTTAAGGTGCTCTTGACGGTGAATGCCGATGTCTTCGGCGAAGGTGGTTCTGCTGCCTCTGCCCTTGAAAAAATTCCGACACGTATTGCTTTCACTCCGTTCAACGATGCAACTGCTTCTAAGGCGACACTTGCTTTCGGTATCCGTCACTGGAGTGAAGTCCAGGGTACCATGGTGAATAGCCTGAACATTCTGCAAAAGCTGAATGCCTGCCCGGTTTGCCCCGACGAAAACCTTCGCCCCGCATACGAGGTGCTCTCTGAACTTGCCGGTTGCAAGTTTGACAGCGCATTCGATGCCTTTAAGAAGGCTGGTGAATATGCAAGCGTCTTGGCTGGACTCTCTTACGATACCATCAAGAGCACTGGTAAGTTGCTCGAAGGAGGTAACGCCTAA
- a CDS encoding complex I subunit 1 family protein yields the protein MDIIESKTWVEWAITIAKFAFCFVPVLYILLLIPMERRGAGFMQDRQGPNRSYIKVPYFGKVRLFGYVQNMCDGTKLFFKEMFAPTGSKKFLYYVAPAIPFAIVFLSPCVIPWFGPMVFEWGGKVVRIAGPIVDSEVGILLLFGFSSLSAYGAVLAGLSSRSKYSYLGSLRTTAMTISYEVCQGLSMMGLLVLAGSFSLTDIVTWQENHVWGIVAQPVAFFCFLIATIAETGRAPFDVAEGEPELVAGYHTEYGAMQFGLFYMGEYSHICISSLLVATLFLGGYSVPFVSTETIQTHMGGSLAILCWVLAFLGLAFLHMIYRYSRKLAASKQSNKMEILREYTLYKTVAWIVTAAFIAAGVCSWLYYNPEYSMVNGVVVNSLGAALGTAAIHLLVLLAKSVFFCWVWIWVRWTLPRFRYDHVMHLGWKIILNIAILNLVVTAVVAKLMGGN from the coding sequence ATGGATATTATTGAATCCAAAACTTGGGTGGAATGGGCAATTACCATCGCGAAGTTCGCCTTCTGCTTTGTGCCGGTTCTCTATATTCTGCTCCTGATTCCTATGGAACGTCGTGGTGCAGGTTTTATGCAGGACCGCCAGGGCCCGAACCGCTCCTATATCAAGGTTCCGTACTTCGGTAAGGTTCGCCTGTTTGGCTATGTGCAGAACATGTGCGACGGTACCAAGCTTTTCTTCAAGGAAATGTTTGCTCCGACCGGTTCCAAAAAGTTCCTCTACTACGTGGCTCCTGCCATTCCGTTTGCTATCGTGTTCCTTAGCCCGTGTGTGATTCCGTGGTTTGGCCCGATGGTGTTCGAATGGGGTGGCAAGGTGGTTCGTATTGCAGGTCCGATCGTGGATTCCGAAGTGGGCATCCTGTTGCTCTTCGGCTTCAGTTCGCTTTCTGCCTACGGTGCCGTTCTTGCTGGCCTTAGCTCTCGCTCCAAGTACAGCTACCTTGGTTCCTTGCGTACCACTGCAATGACTATCAGCTACGAAGTCTGCCAGGGTCTTTCCATGATGGGCCTCCTGGTGCTCGCGGGTTCCTTCAGCCTTACCGATATCGTGACTTGGCAAGAAAACCATGTGTGGGGCATTGTGGCTCAGCCGGTGGCTTTCTTCTGCTTCTTGATTGCGACGATTGCTGAAACGGGCCGTGCTCCGTTCGACGTCGCCGAAGGTGAACCGGAACTCGTTGCCGGTTACCATACCGAATATGGCGCCATGCAGTTCGGCTTGTTCTACATGGGCGAATACTCTCACATTTGCATTAGTAGCCTTTTGGTGGCAACCCTCTTCTTGGGTGGCTACTCGGTTCCGTTTGTCTCGACTGAAACCATTCAGACCCACATGGGTGGCTCTCTCGCCATTCTCTGCTGGGTGCTTGCATTCCTCGGTCTTGCGTTCCTCCACATGATTTACCGTTATTCTCGCAAGCTTGCCGCTTCCAAGCAGAGCAACAAGATGGAAATCCTGCGCGAATACACGCTTTACAAGACGGTGGCCTGGATCGTCACGGCAGCCTTTATCGCTGCGGGCGTTTGCTCTTGGCTTTACTACAACCCGGAATACTCCATGGTCAACGGCGTTGTGGTGAACAGCTTGGGTGCCGCTCTCGGTACTGCAGCCATCCACCTGCTGGTGCTCCTCGCCAAGAGCGTGTTCTTCTGCTGGGTGTGGATTTGGGTCCGCTGGACGCTACCGCGCTTCCGCTACGACCACGTGATGCATCTTGGCTGGAAAATTATCTTGAATATCGCTATTTTGAACCTCGTCGTGACCGCCGTGGTCGCGAAGTTGATGGGAGGTAACTAA
- a CDS encoding NADH-quinone oxidoreductase subunit I — MARVIKQRPMNWVERLYIFEAIRGLWTTLKHAARGLFRYEELPTISYPEGQPEVRSTYRAKHRLMLRPDGSPRCVACGMCAAACPAHCIYIEATASDDPRIEKKVKRFDIDHLTCVFCGLCVEACPVDALRMDTKEIIFEHRTRDEFVATLETLTSWNPKDYPDDAQSQVAPGGTKNAQARAVWGMEVK; from the coding sequence ATGGCCCGCGTTATTAAGCAAAGACCCATGAACTGGGTAGAACGCCTCTACATTTTCGAGGCCATTCGCGGCTTGTGGACAACGCTCAAGCACGCGGCCCGCGGCCTGTTCCGCTACGAAGAACTTCCGACGATTTCTTACCCGGAAGGTCAGCCCGAAGTCCGTAGCACTTACCGTGCAAAGCACCGCCTGATGCTTCGCCCCGATGGCAGTCCCCGTTGCGTGGCCTGCGGCATGTGCGCTGCAGCTTGCCCCGCTCACTGTATTTATATCGAAGCGACCGCCAGTGACGATCCGCGCATCGAAAAGAAGGTCAAGCGCTTCGATATCGACCATTTGACTTGCGTGTTCTGCGGCCTTTGCGTTGAAGCCTGTCCGGTCGATGCGCTCCGTATGGATACCAAGGAAATCATCTTTGAACACCGCACCCGTGACGAATTCGTGGCAACCCTCGAAACTCTCACGAGTTGGAATCCGAAGGATTACCCCGATGACGCTCAGAGCCAAGTGGCTCCGGGTGGTACCAAGAATGCCCAGGCCCGCGCTGTCTGGGGAATGGAGGTAAAGTAA
- a CDS encoding NADH-quinone oxidoreductase subunit J, which yields MLALIYFIVLAAVAVVAALGVLFSKHPLYGGLSLVLTMLSLAGIYGLVGSPFIGVVQIMVYAGAIMMLLVFVISVLNAAKDSKTPMFDGVSIFVVIAVLALAGLVGFALVLSPMGFDVTTLRGSVEMTSKNLFDTSKTGPGYFVLFEVLGLLLLSSMGAAVLMAKKRLGTDEAVAEDKEEK from the coding sequence ATGCTTGCCCTGATTTACTTCATTGTTCTCGCTGCGGTTGCCGTGGTTGCCGCTTTGGGCGTGCTTTTCTCGAAGCATCCGCTGTACGGTGGTCTTTCGCTGGTGCTCACCATGCTTTCCCTTGCGGGCATTTACGGCCTCGTGGGTAGCCCCTTTATCGGTGTCGTACAGATTATGGTCTACGCCGGCGCTATCATGATGCTCCTGGTGTTCGTGATTTCTGTGTTGAATGCCGCGAAGGATTCCAAGACACCTATGTTCGATGGCGTGTCCATCTTCGTGGTCATTGCGGTGCTAGCCCTTGCCGGTCTCGTGGGTTTTGCCCTGGTGCTTTCGCCCATGGGTTTTGACGTCACGACGCTCCGTGGCTCTGTGGAAATGACTTCCAAGAATCTCTTCGATACTTCGAAGACTGGCCCCGGTTACTTCGTCCTGTTCGAAGTGCTTGGCCTGTTGCTGCTTTCTTCCATGGGCGCTGCGGTGCTTATGGCCAAGAAACGCCTGGGTACTGACGAAGCTGTCGCCGAAGATAAGGAGGAAAAGTAA
- the nuoK gene encoding NADH-quinone oxidoreductase subunit NuoK: MELQPIYIQILALVLFTIGLITALARRNVFFVLMGVELALNAVNLSFVGFAKTLPAELSVAGQIVPLFSIAVAAAEACVGLALVILIFRNRESVDSDNYSNMKG; this comes from the coding sequence ATGGAACTCCAACCGATTTACATTCAGATTCTCGCCTTGGTGCTCTTTACCATTGGCCTCATTACGGCTCTTGCTCGCCGTAACGTGTTCTTCGTGCTCATGGGTGTCGAACTTGCCCTGAACGCGGTGAATCTTTCTTTCGTGGGCTTTGCAAAGACGCTTCCTGCCGAATTGAGCGTGGCCGGCCAGATTGTGCCGCTGTTCTCGATTGCGGTTGCCGCTGCCGAAGCTTGCGTGGGCCTTGCACTCGTGATCCTCATTTTCCGCAACCGCGAAAGTGTCGATTCCGACAACTATTCCAATATGAAGGGGTAA
- the nuoL gene encoding NADH-quinone oxidoreductase subunit L, with the protein MTNLPLWIIPLFPLLGTILLGAIAVISSGSKKGPSEGFVGALSVLFPVISFVCVVLLAFGMPEEGIRETLCNWIDIPMLKVDIGFLFDGLSRVMLLFVTGIGSLIALYSIGYMHGDRGFTRFFAYINLFLFSMIVLVLSDSLLLTFLGWEGVGLCSYLLIGFWNHDLNNCKAANKAFIVNRVGDIGFLLGMLCLATLGGSAILNYDALNKFVEMLIAGGHVELAAPILTIAGLLFFVGCTGKSAQIPLLTWLPDAMAGPTPVSALIHAATMVTSGVYLLARLSRMFVLIPEVLIIILIVGMLTAFWAAVAGLFQNDIKKVLAYSTISQLGYMFMAAGAAAFDASIFHVFTHAFFKAALFLGAGAVIHSLAGEQDMRRMGGLIKKTPVTACVMIFAFLAIIGFPGFAGFWSKDLILERLYTNAPFGEIFYYVGLITAVITAVYMGRLIIMTFFGEYRGSKESEEHIHEAPASMLIPMVILAFGAVFAGYLWADSMGIKFFANTLAPVVGEAQNYSLGTATHHVSALTFACFGTAAALLGMIVAYVLYGRTRIPRIPAKLSSAPVGFKADWTFFFDYIHEIFIVMTKAAAFIADMFVDKVLQGIQWTVGSIVEIIGDGVSSFQVRKVRVQLTLSLVGVAALVAVVLLTGGLF; encoded by the coding sequence ATGACAAATTTACCGCTTTGGATAATTCCTCTTTTCCCGCTTCTCGGAACGATTCTTCTGGGTGCGATTGCCGTGATTTCTTCGGGGAGCAAGAAAGGCCCCTCTGAAGGTTTCGTAGGTGCCCTTTCGGTGCTGTTCCCGGTGATTTCGTTCGTATGCGTGGTGCTCCTTGCCTTTGGCATGCCCGAAGAAGGTATCCGAGAAACGCTTTGCAACTGGATCGACATCCCGATGCTCAAGGTCGATATCGGATTCCTGTTCGATGGTCTTTCCCGCGTGATGCTCCTGTTCGTGACCGGTATCGGTTCGCTCATCGCTCTCTACTCGATTGGCTACATGCATGGTGATCGCGGCTTCACCCGCTTCTTCGCCTACATCAACCTCTTCCTGTTCAGCATGATAGTGCTGGTACTCTCCGATAGCTTGCTCCTGACCTTCCTCGGTTGGGAAGGCGTGGGTCTTTGCTCCTACCTGCTTATCGGTTTCTGGAATCACGACTTGAACAATTGCAAGGCTGCAAACAAGGCCTTCATCGTGAACCGCGTGGGTGATATCGGTTTCTTGCTCGGTATGCTTTGCTTGGCGACCTTGGGTGGCTCTGCAATTCTCAATTACGATGCCTTGAACAAGTTCGTTGAAATGCTCATTGCCGGTGGCCATGTGGAACTTGCTGCTCCGATTCTCACGATTGCGGGCCTCTTGTTCTTCGTAGGTTGCACGGGTAAGTCCGCTCAGATTCCGCTTCTCACGTGGCTCCCGGATGCCATGGCTGGTCCGACACCTGTGTCTGCCCTTATCCATGCCGCTACCATGGTGACCTCTGGCGTGTATCTGTTGGCCCGTCTTAGCCGCATGTTCGTTCTTATTCCCGAAGTGCTCATCATCATCCTGATTGTGGGTATGCTTACCGCTTTCTGGGCTGCTGTTGCAGGTCTCTTCCAGAACGACATCAAGAAGGTGTTGGCCTACTCGACGATTTCTCAGCTCGGTTACATGTTCATGGCTGCAGGCGCTGCCGCCTTCGATGCCTCCATCTTCCATGTGTTCACCCACGCTTTCTTCAAGGCCGCCCTCTTCTTGGGCGCCGGTGCCGTGATTCACTCCCTGGCGGGTGAACAGGATATGCGCCGCATGGGTGGTCTCATCAAGAAGACTCCGGTAACTGCTTGCGTGATGATTTTTGCCTTCCTCGCTATTATCGGTTTCCCGGGCTTTGCAGGATTCTGGTCTAAGGATCTCATCTTGGAACGTCTCTATACGAACGCCCCCTTCGGTGAAATCTTCTACTATGTAGGCCTTATTACTGCGGTGATTACGGCGGTCTATATGGGGCGTCTCATTATCATGACCTTCTTCGGTGAATACCGTGGTTCCAAGGAAAGCGAAGAACACATTCATGAAGCTCCGGCCAGCATGCTTATCCCGATGGTGATTCTCGCTTTCGGTGCTGTGTTTGCCGGTTACCTGTGGGCCGACTCCATGGGCATCAAGTTCTTTGCAAATACTCTCGCTCCGGTGGTGGGCGAAGCACAGAACTACAGCTTGGGTACTGCAACTCATCACGTGAGCGCTTTGACCTTTGCCTGTTTCGGCACGGCAGCCGCTCTGCTCGGTATGATTGTTGCCTACGTGCTTTACGGCCGTACCCGCATTCCGCGCATTCCGGCTAAGTTGAGCAGTGCTCCTGTTGGCTTCAAGGCTGACTGGACCTTCTTCTTCGACTACATCCATGAAATTTTCATTGTCATGACCAAGGCTGCAGCCTTTATCGCCGACATGTTTGTCGATAAGGTCCTGCAGGGAATTCAGTGGACCGTGGGTTCCATTGTTGAAATCATTGGTGATGGCGTGAGTTCTTTCCAGGTGCGCAAGGTGCGCGTGCAGCTTACGCTTAGCCTGGTGGGTGTCGCCGCCTTAGTTGCCGTTGTACTTTTGACCGGAGGATTGTTCTAA
- a CDS encoding NuoM family protein: MLLHLLVLAPFAAAILMMATSKEDPKSSSRLAFLFGFAFVALSIALIASGNQATEAVEWFRIPGAKGAVYYYLYSHGLGAWMVFLSCALSLVALMTARNTVNKNYRNFAIGIFALMGAMNGTFLAADAVLFFFFFEAMVFPAAVLIAGFGGKDRQKAAMTFAIYTLVGSAPMMVALWYLITLADNSLVLSLAVALQNLDPATQTTLLLCFLLAFLVKTPIFPFHGWQAITYAEAPASLSAILTGAMSKAGVFGFIAWILPIFPLSMEIVDSMMWLGLATAIYGALMALRATDGKKLLAFSSMSHLGLAVAGVFSLSESMLPAVLVLLVAHGLSAGAQFYLMGIAERFAGTRDIEQLGGLASRNPVFGSLFGFLAVLSLAVPGTAGFVGEFTVLMSLWDMGPLPALAAGLCLILSATYMLRFVQKVIFGKPAREYEDGKRMTALEGTSIGVMGILLLVFGMHPAFITNALQLFDETAVQEMNKLTHPADDAQTVEASADTTGESIVDENIAAVAQPMTEDDLRQLDSNLKANGFTDEERASLIAQLKAMSETDVADANENAESNEAKTNEEASTNE, from the coding sequence ATGCTTTTACATCTTCTTGTCCTCGCTCCTTTTGCCGCAGCCATTTTGATGATGGCTACTTCCAAGGAAGATCCTAAGTCTTCTTCTAGACTGGCCTTCCTGTTCGGCTTTGCTTTCGTTGCTCTGTCCATTGCCCTGATCGCCAGTGGCAACCAGGCTACCGAAGCGGTTGAATGGTTCCGTATTCCGGGTGCCAAGGGTGCTGTTTACTACTACTTGTACAGCCATGGTCTGGGTGCCTGGATGGTATTCCTTTCTTGCGCACTTTCTCTTGTGGCTTTGATGACGGCTCGCAATACGGTTAACAAGAACTACCGCAACTTCGCCATCGGCATTTTCGCCTTGATGGGTGCTATGAACGGTACGTTCCTCGCCGCAGACGCCGTGCTGTTTTTCTTCTTCTTCGAAGCCATGGTGTTCCCCGCCGCAGTGCTTATTGCAGGCTTCGGTGGCAAGGACCGTCAAAAGGCCGCTATGACGTTTGCGATTTACACCTTGGTTGGTTCTGCCCCGATGATGGTTGCCCTCTGGTACTTGATTACGCTGGCAGACAATTCCCTGGTGCTTTCCTTGGCGGTGGCTCTCCAGAATCTTGATCCGGCAACGCAGACAACACTTCTGCTTTGCTTCTTGTTGGCCTTCTTGGTGAAGACTCCGATTTTCCCGTTCCATGGCTGGCAGGCAATTACTTATGCTGAAGCTCCGGCTTCGCTTTCGGCAATCCTTACGGGTGCCATGAGTAAGGCTGGCGTGTTCGGCTTTATCGCCTGGATCCTTCCGATTTTCCCGCTTTCGATGGAAATTGTGGATTCCATGATGTGGCTCGGCTTGGCTACGGCCATTTACGGTGCCTTGATGGCACTGCGCGCTACCGACGGCAAGAAGCTCCTCGCTTTCAGCTCCATGAGCCATTTGGGCTTGGCTGTAGCGGGCGTGTTCAGCCTCTCTGAATCCATGTTGCCGGCAGTCTTGGTGCTCCTGGTTGCTCACGGTCTTAGCGCCGGCGCCCAGTTCTACCTGATGGGTATTGCCGAACGCTTTGCCGGCACTCGCGATATCGAACAGCTCGGCGGTCTTGCCTCTCGCAACCCCGTGTTCGGTTCCCTCTTCGGATTCCTGGCGGTGCTTTCTCTCGCCGTTCCGGGAACAGCCGGATTCGTTGGCGAATTTACCGTGCTCATGTCTTTGTGGGATATGGGCCCGCTTCCGGCATTGGCCGCTGGTCTTTGCCTGATTCTTTCAGCAACCTACATGCTTCGCTTTGTGCAGAAGGTCATCTTTGGCAAGCCTGCCCGCGAATATGAAGACGGCAAGCGCATGACCGCTCTCGAAGGAACTTCGATCGGCGTGATGGGTATCCTTCTTCTGGTGTTCGGTATGCATCCGGCCTTCATTACCAATGCGCTCCAGCTCTTTGACGAAACCGCTGTTCAGGAAATGAACAAGTTGACTCACCCTGCCGACGATGCTCAGACGGTTGAAGCTTCTGCCGATACCACAGGCGAATCCATTGTAGACGAAAACATCGCTGCCGTGGCACAGCCCATGACCGAAGATGATTTGCGTCAGCTGGATTCCAACTTGAAGGCTAACGGCTTTACCGACGAAGAACGCGCTTCGCTGATTGCCCAGCTTAAGGCCATGAGCGAAACCGACGTCGCCGATGCGAACGAAAACGCAGAATCTAACGAGGCCAAAACAAACGAGGAGGCTTCTACCAATGAGTAA
- a CDS encoding NADH-quinone oxidoreductase subunit N, with the protein MSNYVNLLPVILVALGALTTLAAEPFIKDENKHKILPWVATLFIALGAGAYYLTTNDTFMDLYAMDPVRRVLGLSVVLCAFLGIAGLQWTLGHEKFKGGEAYALLMLATCGALLMTQAIDFLALFLGMELASFPIYALVGLRRKDVNANEGAFKYFVSGSVFSAIFLYGVALIYGATGSTHIFASVIAGRGLLYGMGVLLAMFALLFKAGAAPLHFWVADVYTGASVAVTGFMAAVVKVGALAALGTLWLGSLVTRIGSAPAWNLAEQVTIHGENKSLFYVIVVVSLLSMAIGAFGGLAQKSIRRIMAYSAVMNAGFIVIGLLLPDYATEGTVQMGAMYYFLITYAVGSAGALAGIAYLAGKDDKNETLEDIQGRGRKRPYVAVATTVCLASLAGMPPVAGFLAKFTLFTDALSGGLGVIAAIAFGLSLVAAVFYLRIAFVLFMPLKAECECQCCCGKNTVYAYLLRFAVTLAAIALIVVGIFPKVALIV; encoded by the coding sequence ATGAGTAATTACGTGAATCTCTTGCCGGTGATTCTTGTGGCTTTGGGCGCCCTCACGACGCTTGCTGCAGAACCTTTTATCAAGGATGAAAATAAGCACAAGATTTTGCCCTGGGTGGCAACCTTGTTCATTGCCCTTGGTGCTGGTGCCTACTACCTGACCACTAACGATACCTTCATGGACTTGTATGCCATGGATCCGGTTCGTCGAGTTCTCGGTCTTTCTGTCGTGCTCTGCGCATTCCTCGGAATTGCGGGCCTCCAGTGGACACTCGGCCACGAAAAGTTCAAGGGTGGCGAAGCTTACGCCCTGTTGATGCTTGCAACCTGCGGTGCATTGCTCATGACCCAGGCTATCGATTTCCTTGCCCTCTTCTTGGGTATGGAACTGGCTAGCTTCCCGATTTACGCCTTGGTGGGTCTTCGCCGCAAAGACGTGAATGCGAACGAAGGTGCTTTCAAGTACTTCGTTTCGGGATCGGTCTTCAGCGCAATCTTCCTGTACGGTGTCGCTCTCATTTACGGTGCTACCGGTTCGACCCACATCTTTGCCTCTGTCATCGCTGGCCGCGGCCTGCTTTATGGCATGGGCGTCCTCTTGGCCATGTTCGCGCTCCTCTTTAAGGCCGGTGCAGCTCCGCTCCACTTCTGGGTTGCAGATGTCTATACGGGTGCTTCTGTGGCGGTGACTGGCTTTATGGCTGCTGTAGTCAAGGTGGGAGCACTCGCTGCCTTGGGTACGCTTTGGCTTGGTTCCTTGGTGACCCGCATCGGTTCTGCTCCGGCATGGAACTTGGCTGAACAGGTGACCATTCATGGTGAAAATAAGAGCCTTTTCTACGTGATTGTGGTGGTGTCGCTGCTTTCTATGGCAATCGGCGCTTTCGGCGGTCTCGCTCAAAAGTCTATCCGCCGCATTATGGCATACTCCGCCGTGATGAACGCGGGCTTTATCGTAATCGGCCTGTTGCTGCCGGACTATGCTACCGAAGGCACGGTGCAGATGGGAGCCATGTACTACTTCCTGATTACTTATGCAGTCGGTAGCGCGGGTGCCCTCGCCGGTATCGCTTACCTTGCTGGTAAGGACGACAAGAACGAAACTCTGGAAGACATCCAGGGTCGTGGCCGCAAGCGCCCCTATGTGGCTGTCGCTACGACGGTCTGCTTGGCAAGCCTTGCTGGTATGCCGCCTGTAGCAGGGTTCCTCGCCAAGTTCACGCTCTTTACCGATGCCCTTTCGGGTGGACTCGGCGTAATCGCCGCGATTGCCTTTGGCCTTTCGCTGGTGGCCGCAGTGTTCTACCTGCGCATTGCCTTCGTGCTGTTCATGCCCCTTAAGGCCGAGTGCGAATGTCAGTGCTGCTGTGGCAAGAACACCGTGTACGCCTACCTGTTGCGCTTTGCCGTGACCCTTGCCGCCATCGCCCTGATTGTGGTCGGCATCTTCCCGAAGGTCGCGCTCATCGTTTAA